One genomic window of Bradyrhizobium sp. B124 includes the following:
- a CDS encoding HlyC/CorC family transporter translates to MGWLTFSIVLLCLLVSAFFSASETALTGASRASMLRLSKQGNSEATVVSSLIAMRERMIGALLLGNNIANIGASALATGIFTAWFGDVGVLYATGVMTVLVVIFAEVLPKTVAINAPDRVSLLVARPMRLTVFVLGPLLTIIEGIVRALMRLLGIKIGAHQAILSPTERLRGAVDLLHHEGKVEKQDRDMLGGLLDLSELQVSDVMVHRTEMTMVNADLPPEELVREVLASEYTRIPLWREKPENIVGVLHAKDLLRAMRANEGDMSAIDASAIALPPWFVPEMRPVSEQLKAFRRRKTHFALVVDEYGEVEGMVTLEDILEEIVGDISDEHDVVVAGVRAQPDGSVVVDGSVPIRDLNRAMDWRLPDEEATTVAGLVIHEARSIPDRGQSFTFHGFRFRVLRRERNRITALRIVAVPREAAELDEKKPKRAGTAF, encoded by the coding sequence GTGGGCTGGTTAACCTTCTCGATCGTGCTGCTCTGTCTGCTCGTCTCCGCCTTCTTCTCGGCGAGTGAGACGGCGCTGACCGGCGCCTCGCGCGCCAGCATGTTGCGGCTGTCGAAGCAGGGCAACAGCGAAGCCACGGTGGTCTCGAGCCTGATCGCGATGCGCGAGCGGATGATCGGTGCGCTGCTGCTCGGCAACAACATCGCCAATATCGGCGCCTCCGCGCTTGCCACCGGCATCTTCACCGCCTGGTTCGGCGATGTCGGCGTGCTTTATGCCACCGGTGTGATGACGGTGCTGGTGGTGATCTTCGCGGAAGTGCTGCCCAAGACCGTCGCCATCAATGCGCCGGACCGGGTGTCGCTGCTGGTGGCCCGGCCGATGCGGCTGACGGTGTTCGTGCTCGGGCCGCTTCTCACCATCATTGAAGGGATCGTCCGCGCGCTGATGCGGCTGCTTGGCATCAAGATCGGCGCGCACCAGGCCATCCTGTCGCCGACCGAACGCCTGCGCGGCGCGGTCGATCTGCTGCATCACGAAGGCAAGGTCGAGAAGCAGGACCGCGACATGCTCGGCGGGTTGCTCGACCTCAGCGAGCTGCAGGTCTCCGACGTCATGGTCCATCGCACCGAGATGACCATGGTCAATGCCGACCTGCCGCCCGAGGAGTTGGTGCGCGAGGTGCTGGCCAGCGAATACACCCGCATCCCGCTGTGGCGCGAGAAGCCGGAGAACATCGTCGGCGTGCTCCACGCCAAGGATCTGCTGCGGGCGATGCGCGCCAACGAGGGCGACATGTCCGCGATCGATGCCTCCGCGATCGCGTTGCCGCCCTGGTTCGTGCCGGAGATGCGCCCGGTCTCCGAACAGCTGAAGGCGTTCCGCCGCCGCAAGACCCACTTCGCCCTGGTGGTCGACGAGTATGGCGAGGTCGAAGGCATGGTGACGCTGGAGGACATCCTGGAGGAGATCGTCGGCGACATCTCCGACGAGCACGATGTCGTGGTCGCGGGCGTGCGCGCCCAGCCGGACGGCTCGGTCGTGGTCGACGGCTCGGTGCCGATCCGCGACCTCAACCGCGCGATGGACTGGCGCCTGCCGGACGAGGAGGCGACCACGGTTGCCGGCCTCGTGATCCACGAGGCGCGGTCGATTCCCGATCGCGGCCAGAGCTTCACCTTCCACGGCTTCCGCTTCCGCGTGCTCCGCCGCGAGCGCAACCGCATCACCGCGCTGCGCATCGTCGCCGTCCCGCGCGAGGCCGCCGAGCTCGACGAGAAGAAGCCGAAGCGGGCGGGAACGGCGTTCTAG